Below is a genomic region from Melanotaenia boesemani isolate fMelBoe1 chromosome 19, fMelBoe1.pri, whole genome shotgun sequence.
CTTTCACTTCTCAGCTCTTTTCAGTAACATTATGTTGACACATTTTTGGGTTCATAAAACCAAATAGACTTGAGCCTTATGAAACCAAGCATACATCTTTACACATTAACTAAACAACAGGTTTACAACTATTTTAAcgagaagcactcagagagtgcagacctccaccaagccattgtaattttttgtcctatctccccatagtgaagaatgttttaaacattcctggatccaggcggtgatccagATTAGCCCCAAAATCCAATCACTAGTTCCTTATTCAATTTAGGAAATTTCCataaaatttgatcaaaatacTTCCATAACTTTTTAAGTTCTGTTGCTaacaggcagacagaaagatggacaaaCCAACACTGTGGAGTACATAACCTCTGCCTTGGCAGAACATCTTCTTGAGATGGTTACTTAAGGAAGGACTATTCAGACTTGTTATAGTCTAAAAACCTCAAGTTCATAACAGTGTGAGTCAAGACTACTATTCCCACATATTCCCTGATGCTGAGGAAAAACACAGAAGGTACTCAAGTTACACATATGACTTCCAGATGTTGAAGGcaaacatattttcattcaCATACCTAAAAAGAACTATGTTCTTTGTTCCGGGTCTGATACATTGTATAGCATGTGTAGTTGTACAGAACCTTCAGCTgaagaataaaccttaaaaagaGAGTCTATTTTGTGTCTCGCCTGTCAGGCAAACAGGATATATTCCTCATGTCACTGATCAGTGAAGAACAGGGTCAGACCAGAAGCCAAACAGAAGGATGACTTATAAACTGAAGAGAAGTCAGCAGGTTCTGACCCAGAAGCAAAGCAAAGATGGTAGACTGTAAGACTTTCACTGAAGCAGAAATGAGACTGAATCCACTAACCCTGGAGCTGGGACCCACAGGctgatagttaaaaaaaactccatctGACTTTGGAAGGACCTAGACCTGGTGCACCCACAGAAACTGAAGAGAAGTCAGCCAACTTAATAACTGCCCAGGGATGGGTTTGGCATTGACCCACTAGGATATTGCAGTGGTATTGTTGATAAGTTGGGGGTAGTAGGTGGAGCTAAAGTGGTATCAGCTAAGCCTAAGGTGGTTTAAGTTCCAGGACACTGAGCAGCAGTGATTATGAGATATTTGTCATTGCCTGCAAGCTGTTATCCTCAAGCTCTAatagaagaccacaccaggagCTTTTGGAAGCCAGAGTCTTGCATGAAATTGTGACATGTAAATTCATACCAACCCAGAGTTTCAGCTAAATCTCTGAGGagcatttaataaaaagtaCTGCACAGCTCACCTCCTTAAATACCTCAGAGGGCAAATCGCCATCTGCAGGGTTGAAATAGCTTGTCACAGACACATGTTACATACGGGTTccagaataaatgaccaaattTTAATTCCAAAAATCAGATGCCATACAAAATCAGCTAgccagcagagaaaacaaaacagtcaaaaaacaaaacaaaacagaacaaaaaaaggaagaattaATCCCAGAACAAACACAATTGATGTGGCTACgcttttcaaataaattaattaatgaagaGATATTTCCTCTGATTGTGTACAAATTCAGTTCTGAGACCTTAATTAATTATAACCATTGTGCCAATGTGTACAGATGTCAGTGATATAAACACACTCTCTCTGGATCTGAAGTGAAATTGCAGGTCCAGTTTTTATGTTTACGTTAATAAGATTGAGACTTAATAACCTGGAAAAATGGCATCTCTTCCCATCATTTCCCATGATCCAAACATGCTTCTTGGCATCACAGTGTTTTTACTaactgtgtaaataaaattcaaattcagtttGCACAccaatgctttatttatttttttgtgttatccCTGTAGTCCACGGCCTGCAGTGTTATGGCTGCAACATTATCCAGGGCCAGAGGTATGTGGACGTGGGCTGCTCCAACCCAGAAGTCATCACCTGCACCCACTCACACAAGGGCTTCAAACACAGATTCTGCATCAAGACGGAGAGCAGTGAGTAAACCTCCATAAACAACACAGTTGCCTCTGTTTCTCCTCTAATGAGCTAATGCGCGTGAATATGATGCTTATTCAGTGAATTTTTAAGGGGTAACAGATTAGCAAGTTATGACAAATTCACTTTGACGTACCACTCGGCCAATGGCATAATCATTTTTAATCGTACTTTCATgtaaattttcttttcctggctgatgtaaatatttaatttatctcTGTGCAGAGGATTGTTATGCAACTTTGTTGTGCTTTGTCGGTTAAATTTTAAGTCATTCACTGTCTGATGTTGAGTCAAACGGAGAATGTGGacatccaaggcaggatggtgAGGGTCAGATGAGTGATGAAGCATGGGCAATCcagctgtttctttgtttgacatctcaagaatgtgtgtgtgttgaaatgGCTGATGAGGCAGTTTTTTCCATTTGCTCAGAGAAACAGCAAGCTCACACAAGGACTGTCTGTCACGTACAGCATGACAAGCTTTTAGTCAAAATCTTAAGGCAGTGTCTTCGTGATAATCTGCGTCTAGTCAGCCTGTTAATCTTCATGTGGCCATGTCAAACCCAAATTAAATAGATGCTGGTGAAGGTTTATAAGAGTTCTAGAGGTTGCGTATTCTTTGTCCTCTGATAGAAAACATTTGTCTCGCTTTTACAACTCCAGTGTTATTATCTTCTAAACAATGTCGTCTTTCTCCTCAGCTGTCCTCTTTAAAGAGGGAAAGATGTTGAATACTGTTATAGTGTGACTGCTATAAACAAAATAGATGCCACAGCTAGGAGTAGATACTGCatattattttacaataatttcccatgaaaaaacaataacatgctCACAGATCAAAAGCAGGCTGATGAGCCGAGGCTTTTCATGTTGGAGCTATTGCTCTCATCTTACAGACAAGATCATTATGCGTTCAGATTGTATTTGGATGAATGACAAACGTTTTGTATCCAGGGACGCCAGgttgctgcttttattttaaggggttaTACATAAAAGAGATGTTATTTGGTTAGAATATACTCCATAGGTTATTAGAAAAAATAACTAGAAAAAGTCCAGAGAAGCTGAATTAATGATGTTGAGATGAACTGCTTGCTAAGCGCAGTTACCTGGCTGGCCAAACAGGTAAGgtatttaataaacttttagttagtttttttttttttttttatctgtgaaaggtGCTGTATGAACAaaatttctttcttccttcctgctAAATGCAAAAACCCTGCTTTGAttacaataatgataataaaacatttacgtGGGATCTCTACAGGAGCATAGCCCCTTACAGGGAGAAGATTTGGATGTGATATGCCTTCCTGCTAAAATGCCCTTGTTTCTACATttgcatataaatatattagCAGCCTTTAAATTATACTGTATAGAATGGccaatgtaaacattttgtttcctCTATTCGAGACCACAAAACACACTATTCGCCAGAGAACTGGTGTCTCCCTTTCTTATGCACTCTTAAGATCTCTTAATGCCCTCCTCATTATCCACTTGCAGCATTTGGTGCTTagttatgcttttttttcctgctgagcCAAACACCAGCTCATCACTCTTATCTGACTGACTGTCTACCCATCTGTCCCTCCAGCGGCCCTGGGAATCGTCTTGACCAGTGGCTGTGCTACATCAAGACACTGCCAGCAACAAGAGCTGCCAGGGGTGCGAATCCACTGCTGTGACTCTGACCTATGTAACAGCACCCCCCTCTGGCATCCAAGTACACTCCACTACATCTGTGCACTACTCAGTGTCCTGCTGCTGAGGATGTGGTTGTGATCTGCTCAAAAATGAAGTAGATGAACTCTTCTCATAGCTGCTTGTGTTATCAGCTGAATGAGTGTGTAACTCAGTGTGGTGTTACTGGTATGCACCATGAAATAGGTTTTGTCACAATGTTGGCTTGGGACAAACGATCACAGCAATGGCAAAATAACACTGTGAACATGTTTGAGCAAATAATTCTGCAGCATCGTACAGTCATCAGTAAATTTTTTGTGCACATCCACTTACTCAAATGTAGCTTCGGGTATGGAAAATTGTGAAACATTTGTGTGGGATTTAACCTGTTAGTTAAATATAAACACCTTGTATGAAGTAAAGCATAAATATGCTGACTTCAGCTTTCTAAAATCTCAGATCCACTTG
It encodes:
- the LOC121630157 gene encoding uncharacterized protein LOC121630157, encoding MTLHNWFVYGFGFILVWMLCLTKVHGLQCYGCNIIQGQRYVDVGCSNPEVITCTHSHKGFKHRFCIKTESTALGIVLTSGCATSRHCQQQELPGVRIHCCDSDLCNSTPLWHPSTLHYICALLSVLLLRMWL